AATAGAAGGGCCCGTCTTTGTGTAGCATTCAGCATGCAATGAATATGATTGCAAAaggagaaaaataaataaaactagTAAAACAATGACAATATATCGCCCACCAAAATAGTAAGgtcaaataaataaaattaaataCAGAAATCCAAACAACCAATGGCAGAACTCCTATCTCTGACATCGCGACCCCACCAAGTCCACTCGATCAGGCAGCAACCAGAGCCGCCAGCGCCACAGCGACAGCCGCCCCTAAgaaccggccgccggccgccgccgctctgcacGCGCCGCtcctgcccgcgccgccgttGTCCCCGGCGCCGTCCCCTGGCTCGACCCCGCCTGTGCCCGAGAAGGCCGTcccggccggtggcggcgcgaggACGCGCTCCTTGGGCGCCGGGGGCGGGTTCTTCAGCGACGGCGGCAGGCCCTGGCCGTGCTCGACCTTGACCTCGAAGCGCATCCCCTGCTGGCactgcgcgccgccgtcggcgtcggagAAGAAGTAGTTGGCGCCCTCCTCGACGAGAGGGACCGGGATGGTGTTCTcctcgaggccgccgccgccgccgtagatgTAGGTGACCGGAGACAGGTCGTCGGAGGGGTCGCAGAGGTCGTAGGTGGTGGCGTTGGTGGTGTGCACCACCGACGAGTTGTCGTTCGTCTTGAATACTGGTAATGGCGAAATCATGGGCAAAACAATGGTCAGCTTGGGTTCGATTTTCCACTGTTCTTGTTCTAGTCTAATATAAGCAGGTTCAACTGAATGCAAGGTCTTTGGATTAGCTACTAATTCATGTTTATAGCAAATGGTAGTACAATGTTTGTGCAGTTTGCATCGAATTCAGATACCATGAGTTCACGCAGCAATTTGCTACTTAATTGTACGGTGGCAGGATCCTCTCTCTGCTCAAGAGAAAACGGCACACATGATTTTCCTTAGCTGTTTTCAATGAGATATTTGATTCGACTTCATGGCAATCCAGTTGGAGCTTTGAAGTAGATGatttacaaacaaacaaacaaacaaacaaacaaaaagaatCTTTCAATATAATTCGATGTGTCAGCACGTGCAGCACAGGATTCCCATTTGGGGCGGTGCATTGGCTGGCGCATGTGGCATGACAGCTTCTCGATTTTGACCTGGCTGGTGCTTAGATCTGGATCTGAATTCTAATCTCCTAGTAGTTTTTTACTGCTAAATTGATCCGCAATTACGAGTCTGTCGGTGGATGGAGTCAGGAGTCCAAGATTCTAGCTGGACCAACAACTGCGGTGCTAAGTACAGCATCACTCAACATTGGCCAAGTAACCTTGTACCAATTTGAAGCCGAACTGCAACTTTCTGAAGACAAATTGGTGAAGATCATCAAGTTTTCCATCATCACATTTACTTGAAATAGGAAATTAAGGCATTAAGATGAACCTATTCTTCCACCTAGAAATGCTACTTAATTACCCTTCATTGCCCCCATGGCACATCGCAAGTTTCAGGCTATCAAGAGCATGGGAGTAGTACTCAGTACTCACTAAAGAGTAAAGACTGAACAAATCGCAGTGCACACTGAAGAAAGACAAATTAAGCAGCAGGGTTGTACCCAACCAATCGAAACGGCAATATATGATTTGGAGAGGAGGCAAGGCAGGCAAGAAAGGAGAGAAGGACGACGTACTGAGGTAGTCACCGAGGTAGAACGTCTCGCCGTTGGCCCAACCGGAGTAGTTTCCGGAGGTGGCGTTGGTCCTGGCGTCGAAGAACCAGCCGTCGGCGCCGCCCACGGTGTGGTTCCGGTACTCGGGCGCGtcgtccgccgccggcgacgcggcccgcgccgccggcagcgcggcggccgaGAGGAGGACGGCCACGGCgaaggccgccgcggcgggcagTCGCGGGAGCCGCGCCATGGATAGATCTTTTGCACGCGGCCGGGCGACCAAGCTTAGCTCGATCGAGCGCTGTCGGTGGGGAGCCGCCGGAGTGTTCTTGggaacggggggggggggggggggggggggggtggcgggGGAGCAGGGATTTTAATTTGTGCGCGACCGGCTCGTGCGGCCGCACATTGATGCAGTGTGCCGCACATGAGCGGGAGCGTCAACGAGAGGGACGTGGCACCGTACCATGGGGCAAGTAGCGGCGTCCGTCGGTGGCCTGCGCTGCTGGTGCAGCCTGCAGGGCCAGGACACCGGTCGTTTCCTGAAAGATGTGATGATGCGACGTCCCAACAGGCAACAGGCCACCTCGATCTTCTCCTTGACACCTAGTACTGTACTATTAGTTAAGTTTAATTCGGCACGTAATTTTTTGTGTTCAGGTCCACACATGTTTGCTAACACTCGTTTCGTGCATCTCTTCTCGTCGTCTTCCAAATCTTCTCTGTCGGTCGGTTCGTTGGTAGCCTGGAAAGCGGAAGCAAGATGGGCGGAGGGTAGAGCGCGCGGCCAACCAGGCAGGGCGCGCGCACCGACAGTAGTTGGGCGCCCACGCGGCTACGCTACCCACCTGCCTTGTCATACCGTATATAcatattttctgattttgcacACCAGTAATACATTTTTGGCATGAATACAGGAAATTATGCAAGAACATCACTTCGACCTCTTAAACAAGTGGCGATTTTTCCTACAAGATTTACATGTTTTTGGAACCACTATGATGAATTCAAGAGGACCGATGGTGAACACTCTCGGATAATGAGTGATTGACAACGTGGTGTGAATTTAATATCTATAGACTCTGATGTGCAGTCAAGATGTCACGTGGCGGTCGACGGATGCGGTGAAGGTCAAGCGAAGGTTCATGCCGATGGTCCAAGGACAGTGAAGGATAGACGCGAGTAGGCTTGGACCAAGTGACTCAA
The nucleotide sequence above comes from Panicum virgatum strain AP13 chromosome 3K, P.virgatum_v5, whole genome shotgun sequence. Encoded proteins:
- the LOC120699382 gene encoding cucumber peeling cupredoxin-like yields the protein MARLPRLPAAAAFAVAVLLSAAALPAARAASPAADDAPEYRNHTVGGADGWFFDARTNATSGNYSGWANGETFYLGDYLIFKTNDNSSVVHTTNATTYDLCDPSDDLSPVTYIYGGGGGLEENTIPVPLVEEGANYFFSDADGGAQCQQGMRFEVKVEHGQGLPPSLKNPPPAPKERVLAPPPAGTAFSGTGGVEPGDGAGDNGGAGRSGACRAAAAGGRFLGAAVAVALAALVAA